CAACAGTATTGAGTATATAAATGAGTTAACTTCTCTCTTTGATCTAGCCGACTTTACCACTTTATCAAAAAGTCTACGGTTGGCGACGATTGCGTTTGAACCTATTACGTGAAATGCTCCCACCTTCATCGGCATTTCGCTTAGAACCAACATTAACCCTGCTCTTCTTCGTCCAAGCGTTTCTTCAACGGTTTTCTTGACTAATTCGAATATGTCCCCGAAGTTTTCACAACGATCAAGTTCCTCGCGATAGTCCATACAACTCACCTCATACTTTGTTCTATTTCATCCAAAATGCGACGCATTATCAGGCAAGTAGCGAGGCTTGCGAACCCCAGTGGAGAGGGATTGTAATGCACGTCCCTGGGATGTTTCTCAACCCTTCTTACTAGGTACATTTTAGTCATTCTACGGAGCCCATCACTGATGATTTTCTGGTTTGTTCCCAGGTCGGCCATCAATTCGCTGAACCTACAATCTAGAGTTCGAACAAGCTTGCAGAGCATTCGAATCCTTGTTTCATTTGAGAGTACGTCGTGAAGTGTTTGAATACGATGAATGTCTTCTTCTAGGTTTTGAAGTTCACGCTGAAAAATCTCTGGCTGCCACTCCTCAATGCTTAGAGGTAAATCTAGGACTACTTTACCATTTTTTATGAGTTGAATTTTTAATCCCATAGGGCAAGACACCTTTTGTTACCAAAATGTAACTACGAATATTTAAACTTTGTTACCAAAAAGTAACCATCATAATTATTTGAAAAAATTATATTAAGTGAATTATAAAAGTGAGAAAAAGATAGGTTTATGCCTCGGGTAATGTTTCTGTGCTTCTTACTCCATCGATTGAGTTGATTTCTCCGGAAATAACTCGTATCGATTTGTAGTCCTGTAATTCTAAGAAGGCAACTATATCCCATCTTCCGTATGCGTAGAAGGCTTTTCTTACGCCCTTAATCCGTTTAATCTTTTCCAGAATTGCTTCCTGTTTTGTCGGGACCACTTTAAGTAAGACGCATACATTCAGCATTTTCAATCCCCCTTCGCTTGAACCTCTACGAGCGTTTCAGTGAAAACAACTCCAGCAATTCGTCCCATCCTGAGCACAACATTGCCCAAGGCTTCGAAGTCGGCCGCTTCCAGATCCGCTACAACATCATACCTTCCCAGAACTGCGAATACATTTTTGACCTCTTTAAACTGCTTTAACCGTTCAGTGACTTCTGCGAATTTTCCCCTTTCGGTTCGTATTAAAACGCAAGCAGATATCATATTTCAGCTCTCCAACTCAACTGTCTCTTAGTTAACTAATATATTATCATCGGTTTTAAGGGTGAATACCAGT
The sequence above is drawn from the Candidatus Bathyarchaeota archaeon genome and encodes:
- a CDS encoding ArsR family transcriptional regulator; translated protein: MGLKIQLIKNGKVVLDLPLSIEEWQPEIFQRELQNLEEDIHRIQTLHDVLSNETRIRMLCKLVRTLDCRFSELMADLGTNQKIISDGLRRMTKMYLVRRVEKHPRDVHYNPSPLGFASLATCLIMRRILDEIEQSMR
- a CDS encoding Lrp/AsnC ligand binding domain-containing protein, which encodes MLNVCVLLKVVPTKQEAILEKIKRIKGVRKAFYAYGRWDIVAFLELQDYKSIRVISGEINSIDGVRSTETLPEA
- a CDS encoding Lrp/AsnC ligand binding domain-containing protein; its protein translation is MISACVLIRTERGKFAEVTERLKQFKEVKNVFAVLGRYDVVADLEAADFEALGNVVLRMGRIAGVVFTETLVEVQAKGD